A region of the bacterium genome:
CCGGGCGGCATTGGACAGCCCGCTTCCCCCGGTGCTATAATCGCCCCCGGTGCCCCCCATGCGAATCCTCGGCGTTGACCCCGGGCTGCAGATCACGGGCTACGGCCTGATTGAGGCCGACGGGGCCACGGTAAGGCTGCTGGAGGGGGGCGTGGTGCGGCCGGACACGAGCCTGTCGCTGGAGCGCCGCCTGCTGATCCTCCACGAGAGCATCAGCGCCATCATGGGGGAGTTCCAGCCTGACTATGTGGTCGTCGAGGAGCTGTACGCCAAGTACGCGCACCCGCGCACGGCGATCCTGATGGGCCACGCGCGGGGCACGATCCTGCTGGCCGCCGCGCAGCGCGGCATCCCCTTCTGCGGGTATGAGGCCTCGCTGGTGAAGCGGTCGCTGACAGGCAACGGCCGGGCCCCGAAGGCGCAGGTGGCGCACATGGTCTGCCACCTGCTGGGCCTGGCGACCCCGCCGTCGCCCGAAGACGTCACCGATGCGCTGGCCCTGGCGCTGTGCCATGCCAGCCCGGGCCGCCAGGTCTTCCAGCGCGCCAAGGGCCGGCGGGGCCTGCCCGAGGC
Encoded here:
- the ruvC gene encoding crossover junction endodeoxyribonuclease RuvC; the encoded protein is MRILGVDPGLQITGYGLIEADGATVRLLEGGVVRPDTSLSLERRLLILHESISAIMGEFQPDYVVVEELYAKYAHPRTAILMGHARGTILLAAAQRGIPFCGYEASLVKRSLTGNGRAPKAQVAHMVCHLLGLATPPSPEDVTDALALALCHASPGRQVFQRAKGRRGLPEAIARQL